A region of Phycisphaerae bacterium DNA encodes the following proteins:
- a CDS encoding DUF1080 domain-containing protein: MKRNGLWTLVLLAVCGIGLSTEAERALAAEEGFVPIFDGKTLDGWHVSTRTGHGTGGRWVVQGGAIQGSQDKPGNGGIVITDAQYRDFEVALEMNNDYGPDSGLFLRSTEDGRCYQAMIDYHNRGSLMGVYGEGIGGFGALNFRTLGTPRDIEIVDHTAFPCPFTAEQWKELWKPGWNELRARITGNPPTIFTWINGVKTMAWKDKQKRLPDQGSIALQVHGGGNSTRQFVRYRNIRVKNLGVPDNVLTPEEKRAGWQLLFDGKTLNGWTTDRREPSKMPVENGCINPHKCGGYMVIHEKPWTDFAWSMDFKIAKGCNSGIFTRVFSLEPKPGWDVGFNGLEVAIDDTTGSGYHDTGAIYDLAKPKRNAMRPAGAWNHIVVTCDRHIIEVELNGQQVTRMNLDEFTEPGKRPDGSTHKFTEIAYAKFPRTGYIGLQDHGSPCWYKNIKLLPLHAERGSGKSE; the protein is encoded by the coding sequence TGAAGCGGAACGGCCTTTGGACACTGGTCTTGCTCGCGGTTTGCGGAATCGGGCTGTCGACGGAGGCAGAGCGTGCTCTGGCCGCGGAAGAGGGTTTCGTGCCGATCTTCGACGGCAAGACGTTGGACGGCTGGCATGTGAGCACGCGGACGGGTCATGGCACCGGTGGGCGGTGGGTTGTGCAGGGCGGAGCCATTCAGGGCAGTCAGGACAAGCCCGGCAACGGCGGCATCGTCATCACCGACGCTCAGTACCGTGACTTCGAGGTCGCCCTGGAAATGAACAACGACTATGGTCCAGACAGCGGGCTGTTCCTGCGGAGCACGGAGGATGGTCGGTGCTACCAGGCGATGATTGACTATCACAACCGCGGCAGCCTGATGGGCGTCTACGGCGAGGGGATCGGCGGCTTCGGGGCCCTGAACTTCCGAACGCTCGGTACGCCCCGGGACATCGAGATTGTCGACCACACGGCCTTTCCCTGCCCGTTTACGGCGGAGCAGTGGAAGGAGTTGTGGAAACCGGGCTGGAACGAGTTGCGGGCCCGCATCACCGGCAACCCGCCGACCATTTTCACCTGGATCAACGGCGTCAAGACCATGGCGTGGAAGGACAAGCAGAAGCGGCTGCCCGACCAGGGCAGCATCGCCCTGCAGGTCCACGGAGGCGGGAATTCTACCCGGCAGTTCGTTCGCTATCGCAACATTCGCGTAAAGAACCTCGGCGTGCCGGACAATGTCCTGACGCCAGAGGAGAAGAGGGCTGGTTGGCAGCTGCTCTTCGATGGGAAGACGCTCAACGGCTGGACCACCGATCGCAGGGAGCCCAGCAAGATGCCGGTCGAGAATGGATGCATCAATCCGCACAAGTGCGGCGGGTACATGGTGATTCACGAGAAGCCATGGACTGACTTTGCGTGGTCGATGGACTTCAAGATCGCCAAGGGCTGCAACAGTGGGATCTTCACGCGGGTCTTCTCGCTCGAGCCCAAGCCGGGCTGGGACGTCGGCTTCAACGGTCTTGAAGTGGCGATCGACGACACAACGGGCTCCGGCTACCACGACACCGGGGCGATCTACGATCTGGCCAAGCCGAAGAGGAACGCGATGCGGCCGGCCGGGGCGTGGAACCACATCGTCGTGACCTGCGATCGCCACATCATCGAGGTCGAGTTGAACGGCCAGCAGGTCACGCGCATGAACCTCGACGAGTTTACCGAGCCGGGCAAGCGGCCGGACGGTTCGACTCACAAGTTCACCGAGATCGCCTACGCCAAGTTCCCGCGGACCGGGTACATCGGCTTGCAGGACCACGGCAGCCCGTGCTGGTACAAGAACATCAAGCTGCTCCCGCTCCACGCGGAGAGGGGTTCCGGCAAGTCGGAATAG